TGGCGAATTTAGCTTTTAAAAATATTTTAGCTGATTTTGGCGTAATTGATAAAAATCCAGTTTTAGAAATTAAAAAAATAGACAATGTCAAAAATTTAAAAAAAATATCAACTGCTGACACAAACAGAGTTCTTTCATTTTTACATGAATTTCCAAATGGCGTAATTTCAATGAGCAAAGACATCGAAGATCTTGTAGAAACATCAATTAATTTAGGAGTTGTAAAATCTCAAGATTTTGACAATGAATTAAAAATAAAAATTCATTCATTGCCAAGAAGTTCTGTAAATCATTCTCTTGAAAATTTAATTAAAGAAATTGAAGAACTTTGTAAAAAATACGATGTAAAAATGAAAGTCAGCGCTCCATACCCATCTTGGGAATACAGAAAAGACTCAAAAATACGAGAACTTATGGTAAATTCATTTAAAAAAATTAATAAATCTGAACCTGAAATAAAAGCAATTCACGCAGGTCTTGAATGTGGAGTTTTTGACGCAAATATGGATGTTGACATCACTTCCATTGGACCAAATATTTATGGTGCTCACACGCCTGAAGAAAGAATGGAAATAAGTTCAGTTGGAAAAACTTGGGATTTGCTTTTGACTGTTTTAAAAGATTATAATATTAAATAATTTAAATAATTTAAATTTTAAAGTTTAAATAAAAAAAATAAATAAAATATAAAGTCTAAAAGAATTAAAGAAAAAAAAATAAATAAAAATAGAGAAAATAGAGAAAGAAAAATAAAAAATGGAAAAGATCAAAATAAAAGAAATTATAATTGTTGAAGGAAGAGATGACATCACGGCGCTAAAAAGAGTTGTTGACGCTCATATTGTAGCATTGAATGGATTTTCTGCTCTCTCAAAAAAAACAATAAATAAAATTGTAAATTTGTCTAAAGAAAATGAACTGATTTTATTTACCGATCCAGATTATGCTGGAAAAAAAATTCGAGATACGCTAAAAAAATATATTCCAAATATAAAACACGCTTTTATCTCGAGAAAAGATGCAACTAAAAATAAAAATGTTGGTGTGGAAAATGCAAATGACAAAGCCATTTTAGAAGCACTGCAAAATTTAGTTACTGTTAAAAATAAAAACAGCGGTTACACATTTACAATACAAGACTTACTAGAAAATGAACTTTGCTCTGGAGAAAATGCTAAAAAGCGAAGAACAGAGTTGGGAAATCATTTAAAAATAGGATATTATAATTCAAAACAACTTTTAAATGCACTAAATTCTTTTAACATTACAAAAGAACAATTTGATTTAGCAGTAAAAAATTTGGATTAATTATTATTTTTTACTAAAATAAAAAAAGACTGTCTCTAAAAAGAAACAGTCTTTTTTATATATAAACTTTTTTATTTCAAAATTTTAAAACTTTATTTAAATTAACGAGTTCCTTTTTTATTGTAATCTTTTTGTTTTTCTTTGTATTTTCTAACTTGTCTTTCCAATCTATCAGATAACTCATCAATTGCTGCATATAAATCTTTGTTTTCAGCTTCGATTTTTATTTTTGTTCCACTTGCAAAAACTAAACCATCAGCTTTGTGAACTGGTCCTTCAGATTTTGTATCTTCCACAGCCAGAACAACATCGACTTCTGTTATAGCGTCCGAATATTTAGAAATTTTGTTTATTTTTTCTTCCGCATATTTTCTGATTGCATCTGTAACTTTAAGTTGTTTTCCGCTAATAATGATTTTCATAAAATCACTCCCTCTCATCTATGTCATTATTATTTTACCCCCAAAAGTACAATAAGTCAATAGAAAATTTTAAAAATTTTTAAATATATTTTTAAATTTTTTACTTTAGTTCGAAAACTGCCATATAAGGCAAGTGATCTGATAATTTTGTCCAATCTCGAGAATTATCATTGATATAAAAACTTTCTTTTACCTTGTAACTAGCATCTTTCTGAACCATTATATAATCAATTCTCGCCGTTTCCAAGTCTCTTTTCGCTTCATTTTTGTTTCCGTGTAAATCTTTTCCTTCAAAGTAACTGTCATTCCAAGTTTCTCTAATTTTTTCATAGTGTTCTGTCGTCGGCAAAAGATTAAAATCTCCACACAGAAACTTCAAATCTCCTCTAAATTTATTAATCACAGAAAATAAATTGTTCAATTCTTCGTGCTTATTGTCCATTTTATTGTCTAAATGAGTATTCACAACCAAAATTTTTTTATTAAATCTTCCTAGGTTCAATTTAGCTGCCAAAACTTGTCTTTTTTCCTTGCTATTTCCTGGCAATTCGTGAATATATATAAATTTTACATCATATTTTGAAATAAACGCAATTCCATATTCTCCATTATCAAAATCCATTGCCTTTTGAAAATAATAATAATTATACCCCAATTCCTGTGCCATTTCCTGAATTACATCTCGAAATTTACTTCTTTTCGTATTTCTGTCAACTTCCTGAAGTCCGATAAAATCAGGTTTATATTTTTTTATACTTTTCGCAAGTTCTCGTCCATCAGTCAATCTTGCTCCAAAAATATTATATGTCATAAGTCTAAATTCCATTTTTATTTCCTATCTTTCTTTCTTTAAATTATTTTTTTTTACTTTTTTACAATATTTTTGTCCCGATAATTCTGTCTTTTGCTTTAAACCTTTCTAAAATTTTTTTATTTAAATTCAATATATTTTTAATACATAACTTATATAAATTTTTTTTCTCCATTCACATCACCCCTTTCAAAAATTTCTCAATATATAAAAAAAATTATAAAAATAATAAAATTTTAATTCTTTGAAATTATAACTTAATTTTTTTTATAAAGCAATCTTTTTTTTAATATTCTTTTTAATTTTATTTCATATTAGACTTATACATATATTATAAAAAATTTTAACTATTTTTCACTATAATTATACCTTATTTTTTTTATTTTTTCACATTTTTTGAAAAAAAGTACAAAGATTTCTCTTCATACTTTTTTTGATTATAAAAAACTTCCAAATTAATTTTTTTAAGTTTGTACAAACAATTTTCCATCTTTTATATACATATTTTTCACTTTCACTTTTTTATCATTGTCAAAAGTATAAACTTCGTTAGTTTCTAAATAATTTGAAACAAGCGCTTTTATTGATTGCGCCACAACTGAGTCATCCACTTTATTACCTTTTTCATCAGTAATTTTAGAAATGTCTAAATCCACTAAATACAATTTATTTGTTTTTGGATCAAATTTCACTTGACTGTCCAAAAAAATTGAACCTTTCGCCTTTCCTGCTAAAAGTGAAACATCGTAATCAGCCGAAAAATAAAGTCTATCTTCCTTAAAACTTATCTCAGGACTTTTAAGTCCAACTTTTCCAAGCAAAAAATTCTTTTCAATCGGAAATTTTTTATTCAATTCCTTCGTAATCATAGAATCTGGAACTTTCAATGTTTTATTTGCCAAAAAATCGCAAGATATAACTCCAGCAATTACAATTACAACAAGAAATATCAATCTCAAAAATGTTTTTTTCATTCTTACCTCTTTTCATTCTAAATTAATGCTTTAACATCAGATTTTTACTAAGAATATAACACTTTTATAAAAATCTTTCTACTCTTATAATACAGCATTTTTTTCATTATTTCAACTATTTTTTATCACTAATTTCATTTTTTTCATAAAAATTTTTTTAGAAAATTTAGGCATTCAAAAATTCAAAACATTTAAATTAATTGCATTACAAATACTTCTTCAAAAACTTCAAAGTTAATATTCTCTCAATGAAATTTCTAAATATAATAATAATAAATTTTTTTATTTTTTTTCAAGTATTTTTTTCTGATTTGATGTTTCTTCATCTTCATTCATTGAAATAGATTTTGATTTTTCTACAATAATTTCATATTTCTTATCCGTATCAAATTCAAGATTTTTTATTTTTTCAGCAATTTCATCAGTCATTGTTTCATTCCCAATAACTAAAACAATGTAACTTTCACTATTATTTGCATCTACCAATTTCCCAATTTTTACTTCACTAATACTATTTCCAAAACTTTTATACAATATATTTTCTATCGTCTTTAAATCCCTTTCTAAAGAAATTTTATCTTCAGTAGCGTTAGGTACTGTTATTTCTTCCGATTTATCCTTTATCTGTTCTTCTTTCAAATATTTCGATAAATCCTGTACTGTCAAATATTTTTCATTTGAAATCTGTTTTATATTCAAACTATATTTTTCCAAATTATACTTCCCTAATTTTTTTTCTAAATTCTTAATATCTTGATTTTTAACATTATCTCCAACAATTTTCAAAGTTATCACTTTATTTTTTTTATCAATTGAATCGTCGAAAACATAGTGATTATTCAATTCTTTAGAAATAAATTTTTTTAGTGAATTATCTCTTGCCGTATCTTGCACCAAAATAGTTGCAGTATATATACTTGGAAGTACTACAAGTAAACTTCCTACATAAAAAATTACTTGCTGTCTTAGGGGCATTCTTCTTTTTCCGTCAAAAATATCCCCATAATAAATTTTTAACCCAACAAGTGTTGCCATCATTATAAAAAATACATTTATAATAAATAAATATCCAGCTCCAAGAAAAATTTTAGGATTTCCATGAGCAATTCCAAATCCTACTACACATAGAGGCGGCATTAACGCTGTAGCAATAGCCACTCCAGGAACTACATTTCCACCATCTTCCTCTGCTTTTCCTATTACTCCTGCAATTCCACCAAAAATTGCAATTAATACATCCCATAAAGTAGGAGATGTTCTAGATAAAATTTGTGGAGTTACATCATTTATTGGACTTACCAAAAAATAAAATGTTGAACTAATAACACTTATTAAAACAAAAATTCCTAGCCTAAAAAGAGAAAGATAAATTCTTCTCAAATTTCCAGTTGATAGTCCAAGTCCTAATGATTGAATTGGTGACATCAAAGGTGAAATCAACATTGCTCCAATAATTACTGCAACAGAATTTGTATTTAATCCAATTGAGGCAATAATCATTGCACAAACCAAAATAAATAATGTTTCTTTTGTAAAATCAGAATCTTCAATAATATTCCGTTTTAAAATTCTATACTTTTCATATTTTATTTTTTCCATTTTATATTCTCCTTTTGATCTTAAATTTTCTAAAATTTATTTTTCATAATACTTAAAATTAATAATATAAAATAGCTGTAACCATTACCATTTTTCTAAATAAATCTAAAATTTCACTACTTTTATATTTTTTAAGTTTGAACAAATAATTTACCATCTCTAATGTACATATTTTTAATTTTTACATGTTTTTTTATTCTATCTTTATTTTTCTCTTCATATTCCTCACCATATTTATACACTGGCGTAGTCTCAATATAGTTACTCAATAAGGATTTCAACATTTTTGCTTCCGAAGAATCTGCCACTTCCTTACCATTTTCATCTAAAATCTTATCAATCGACAAATCCACTAGATATAATTCTTCTTTATTTGTATCATATCTGACATTTGTACTCAAATACATTTTTCCACTAATTCCACTTCCAACAAGCGAAGCTGAATAATCAGCGTCAATATACATTTTATCACCTTTGAAATCAACTTTAGGATTTTTCAAAGTAACCTTTGCAAACAAGAAATTTTTTGTAATTGGAAATTTCTTATCCACTTTTCCTTGTATTATAGACTTTGGAACACTTAAAGTTTTATTTTCCAAAAAAGTGCAAGAAACTATTCCTAATGCAACTACAAATACTAGAATCATGATTAATGCCAATTTTTTTTAGAAAACTGTTTTTCTTTTTTCCCATTTTTACACCTCCTTTTTAATGTTTATCTTTGTTTATTATATCACACAACAATTAAAATAGTATGAAAAAAAATATGTATTATCTTTTTTAAATACTACAAATACTTCTTTAAAAATTTCCCAGTCCAAGACCCTTCATTCTCTGCAATTTCTTCAGGAGTTCCTTCTGCAATAATCTGTCCACCTTTGTAACCACCTTCAGGTCCTATATCAAGAATGTGATCCGCAACCTTGATTACATCCAAATTATGCTCAATTACTAAGACTGTATTCCCTTTATCAACCAATCTGTTTAACACTTCTAATAATTTTCTGATGTCTTCAAAGTGAAGTCCTGTCGTAGGTTCGTCCAAAATGTAAATAGTTTTTCCTCTTGACATTTTTGATAATTCAGTTGCAAGTTTTATCCGTTGAGCTTCCCCTCCTGAAAGAGTTGTCGCAGGCTGTCCTAATTGAATGTAATTCATTCCTACATCCATCAATGTTTGCAGTTTTCTCTCAAGTGATGGAATATTTTTGAAAAATTCGTATGCTTCTTCAACTGTCATTTCTAGCACATCTGCGATACTTTTTCCTTTGTACTGAACTTCTAATGTTTCTCGATTGTATCGTTTTCCTTTACAAACTTCACATTCCACATAAACATCTGGCAAGAAATTCATTTCAATTTTATTAATTCCAGCACCGCTACACGCTTCACATCGTCCACCTTTTACATTAAATGAAAATCTTCCTTTCGTGTATCCACGCACTTTTGCATCGTTTGTCTGTGCAAATAAATCACGAATATCATCAAAGATTTTTGTATATGTCGCAGTATTAGATCTTGGAGTTCTTCCAATTGGCGACTGGTCAATGTCAATCACTTTTTCCAAGTTTTCAAGCCCATCAATTCCACCATTTTCAAGTGGATACAGTTTCCCTTTATTCAGCCTGTTGTGAAGCTCTGGAAACAATGTCTGATTAATCAATGTCGACTTCCCACTTCCCGAAACTCCCGTTACAACCGTCAAAACTTCAAGCGGAATATGTGCAGTCACATTTTTCAAATTATTTCCTTTTGCATTTTTCAAAACAATTTCTTTACTCGCTTTTCTTCTTTTTTCAGGCACTTCAATTTTAATTTTTCCGTTCAAATATTGCGCTGTCAATGATTTTTTATTTCTCATAACTTGCTTTGGCGTTCCTTGTGCTACAACCTTTCCTCCATTAATTCCAGCACCTGGACCTATGTCAATCAGATAATCCGCTTCTCTCATCGTATCCTCATCATGCTCTACAACAATCAAACTATTCCCAATATCACGCAAATCCTTCAAAGTCGCAAGTAACTTGTCATTATCCCTTTGATGAAGTCCAATACTCGGCTCGTCAAGCACATAAATCACGCCAGTAAGCCTACTTCCAATTTGAGTCGCAAGTCTAATTCTTTGCGATTCTCCACCAGACAGCGTTTTCGTCATTCTAGCAAGACTCAAGTAATCAAGTCCTACATTTATCATAAATTTTAGCCGTTCTTTTATTTCCTTCAAAATTTCAGCTGCAATCTGCATTTGTTTTTCCGTAAGCTGAATTTTTTCATAAAAATCAAGTGCATCAACAACACTCACTTCAGTCAAGTCAATAATGCTCTTATCATTAACCGTTATTGCCAATACAACATCTTTAAGTCTTTTCCCGTGACAAGTTTTACAAGTTCTCTCTGTCATATATTTTGCTTCAATTTCTTCTTTTGCCGATTCTGAAGCCGTTTCCCTGTATCGACGCTCAATACTGTGCACAAGTCCCTCAAATCCTCGTTTTCCGTTATAGCTAAAACTGTCTCCGCTCCAAGAAAAATTAAATTGCTTATCACTTCCATAAAAAATCACATCTTTTTCTTTTCGAGTCAATTTAGAAACCTTTTTATCCAAGTCGATTTTATGTGCCTTTGCCATCGCTATGAATAAATCCCAGTTCCAGCCCTTTTTAGTCGTCGCTCCTGGAAAAATTATCCCGCCTTCATTAATTGACAAATTCTCATCAACAATTAATTTATTCTCGTCAACTTCCAATCTTGAACCAAGCCCATTACAAACTTCACAAGCTCCATATGGTGCGTTAAATGAAAAAAGTCTTGGTACAACATCTGGAAACACAACATCTGGATGTTCTGGACAAGAAAAATTCTCACTAAATTTGTTATCTTCTCCATTAATATTCACAATTATTTTCCCATCAGAAAGCTCACTCGCAGTTTCAATCGCCTCTGTCAATCGACTCAAAAATTCCTTATTATCCGCCTTAAACACAACCCTATCAACAACAACTTCAATATGATGCCTTTTGTTCTTATCCAAAACAATTTCATCACTCAAATCAAGAATATCGCCATTCACTCTAACTCTTTGAAACCCTCTTTTCTGCAAATTCAAAAACAAATTTTTATGAGTCCCCTTTTTATCAATCACAACTGGTGATAAAATTATCATTTTATCTTTTTCTTTTCTAGAACTCATCAAATTATCGACAATTTCCTGAATCGACTGTTTTTCCACTTTTCTATGACAAATCGGACAATGCGCCTCTCCAATATGTGCCCACAAAAGCCTCATATAGTCATAAATTTCAGTAGTTGTACCAACAGTCGAACGCGGATTTTTCGACACACTTTTCTGTTCAATCGAAATCGCAGGAGAAAGCCCTTCAATACTATCTAATTCAGGTTTCTTCATCTGCCCAATAAACATTCTCGCATAAGCCGACAAGCTCTCAACATACCTTCTCTGCCCTTCTGAATAAATCGTATCAAACGCAAGTGAAGACTTCCCACTCCCAGAAACCCCAGTAATTACAACCAGCTCATTCTTTGGAATCTCAATATCAATATTTTGTAAATTATGCTCTCTAGCTCCAGTAATCTTTATTTTGTTGTCTTTCATTCTCTTCAATGTTCCTCTCTAATTTTTCTCCTCAATTAACTTAAATCCCTCTAAATCAGCTTTTTTAAATTCTTCAATCAATTTTTTCCATATATCCAAACCTTTTGTTGCCAAGGATGCCCTAAATATCCAAAGTGAAAATTAACATCTATAAAAAAATAATAATCTCCATTTGGACAATATGTTGGAAAACATGCAGTATACCCGCCACCCCAGTAGCGTTCATCTTTAACTTCTATAATTTTAGGCTCATCTTTAATACGAGGATTATATCTAAAACAAGAATGTTGCCAATTCAATGCATACAATTCTCCATTTTCCTTAGTACATTTCAAAAAAATTTCTGTTATTTTATCGCGAATTTCTTTTTTAAATCCCCAATCTACAAACCCTTCAATTTCCTCTAGATTTCCATAATGATAACTAATATCATAAACTATATATGGTTCTTTAAATTCAAACGCTATTTCTTTTTTATCAACACTAGGATTAAAATTAAATCTATCGTAAACTATATCCCAGACTTTATCATATTCTTCATCATCTAATATTACCATTTTTTCGTACTCCAGTCCACAAAAATTTTTACACAAAAAAGTCTGTTCCATAAATTATTTGACAATCTATGAAACAGATTTTTTCAATTATTATTTTAATCTAAATATTTTTTATATTCATTTGTTAATTCTTGTATTCTTTGCTGTATTAAATCAACTTCTGAGTTCACTTGAAATCGTTCGGCTGCACATAAATTATAAAAATTAATATTTTTGGTTAAATCTTTCATTTCTTCACCCGAATTTTTTTTCCACATTTCTTGAGAATTAATTAACTTCTGCTTTAATTTAGAATAACGCTTTCTATTTTTATCAAATTTCTGAATTAGTTTATTATATATTTCATCCATTTTTCTTTGTTCTTTTTCTAGTATTTTTAAATGTTCATTATCATTTTCTCCACACGCACTAAAAAATTTGACTGTTTTTATTTCCAAATCCTTTGAAAAAGAAACCAAAGAAAATACCACAAATATAAAAATTATTTTTCTCATAATTTCCCCTTATCGAGTTTTATTTTTCATATGGCAATCCTGATGCTTTTGGTGCTCTAGCTTTTCCAACAAATCCAACTAATGCCAATATTGTCAAAATATATGGTATCATTGTCAAAAATTCTTGTGGAATGTGAAGTCCTGTTGCTTTGGCATAATCAGCAAATGCTTGACCAAAGGCAAATAGTAAACTTGCTAATATTGCTCCGATTGGATTCCATTTTCCAAAAATCATCGCCGCCAATGCGATATATCCACGACCTGCTGACATATTGTTTGAAAATGATGGAAGCATCACTGCCGTCAAATATGCTCCACCAAGTCCAGCAAGTGCTCCCGATAAAAGCACACTTATATATCTTATTTTATAAACATTTATACCAACTGTGTCTGCTGCGAGTGGATGTTCTCCGACTGTTCTTATTCTAAGTCCTAAAACTGTTTTATACAGAAAAAAATGTGCCAAAATTGCAACTGCATAAATAATAATTAGCATCAAAGGTTGATTAGCAAGTGATGGATTTCCTGTGGCATTTTTTGCGATTGGAGTACTTCCAGCTCTGTTATATAGTGCCTTTATTAAAAATGAAGTTGCTGCGACTGCAAATAAATTTATTGCAACTCCGCTTATAATCTGATTTCCTTTTAAATTTATACTAATTACTGCATGAATTAACGAGATTAAAACCCCTACGGCCATTCCTGCCACAATTCCTAAATATGGATTACTTGTGGCTATATTTACAACTGCTGCGGCAAAAGCTCCACTTAACATAATTCCTTCAAGACCAATATTTACAACACCACTTCGTTCTGAAATACACGCTCCAACCGCTGTTATTAAAATTGGCGGCGCAATAATTATTGTCTGCTGTATTAAATTCAATATCTCTTTCATTTTCTTATTCTGTTCCTTCCTTATTAAATTTTAATTTAAATTTTAATATTTAAAATTTTTAGTTACTTTTTCTTTTTTTTATAAAAAACTTAAATAAATTTTCTGATGCTACAAATATAATAATTAATGCTTGAATAATATAGACAATTTCTTTATCGACTTGATATCTTTGTTGTAACATCTGTCCACCAACTTCAAGTGCCGCATAAAAAATTCCTGCAACTAAAATTCCAAAAGGATTATTTTTCCCAAGTAGAGCCACTGCAAGTCCAGTAAAACCGTAATCTCCCATAATTAACTCAGTATAGGCGTACTGCGATGCTCCACCTAAAACTCTTTCCGCTCCACCAAGTCCAGCACAAATTCCTGCGATTCCCATTGCCAAAAACATTATCTTCTTTGGATTAATTCCAGCATTTTCAGCGACTGTTTCACTTTGTCCAACAGCTTTTATCTCATAACCTTTTTTCGAATATTTGAAAAAGTAGTAAAGTGCAATAATTAATAAGATTGCCAAGATAAATCCAAAATTTAAATTTTGTTTTGTAACTTTTGCAAAAAGCAGTGGAAGTCTTGCATTTTTCACAACTTTTACAGTCTGTGGACTTTGCGATAACGGGTCTTTTAGTGGTCCATTTATCAAGAAATTTTGAATTTCAACAATTATGTAATTTAACATTATTGTACTAATTACTTCATTTACGCCAAATTTAGATTTTAAAAACCCTGCGATTCCAGCCCAAATAAATCCTGCAATCATAGCAACAATTATTACAATTACAACATTTCCCAAAAACTGATTTTTAAACGCAACAGCCCAAAATGCTGCAGTTAGCCCTCCTGCTATCATTTGCCCTTGCATTCCTATGTTAAAAAGCCCTGCACGAAAAGCTACCATTGCCGACAGTGCCGAAAAAATAAGCGGTGTCGCTATAAATAAAGTTTTGGCAAGTCCACTAAAAAATGGTGAACGAGGTGAACTCTGATAAAAAGCTGCCTTTACCATATCAAAATATGCCACAAATGGATTTAATCCTTTTGAAATCATTATTATTCCTCCAATAATTAGAGCAATAAAAACTGAAACTATTGTTGGAATAAAATCTATTATTTTTGATTTTATCTCATTACTTTTCATCATTTAATTTCCCTCCTGCCATTAATATTCCAATTTTTTCCGCTGTTGCCTCGTTTCTGTCCAAAATTCCTACAATTTTTCCTGAATACATAACTGCAATTCTATCGCTTAATGCCATTATTTCCGACAATTCAGCCGAAACAACTAAAATTGCTTTATTTTTAATTTTTTCTTGCAAAATCGTGTTGTGTATCATTTCAATCGCACCAATATCGACTCCTCGAGTTGGCTGTGCTGCAATGATAAACTTATTTTCTCTCTCCAATTCTCGTGCAACCACGACTTTTTGCTGATTTCCACCCGAAAGTCCTCCAAATTTTATTTTCCCATTATTTGGACGAATATCATATTTTTCAATATATTTTTTAGTTTTAGCTTCAATTTCTCCATAATTCATCAAAAGTCCTTTTGAATATTCATCTTGAAGTCCAAGCGCCATATTTTCTTCTACATTAAAATCGTCAATTGCCGCCCTTTTGTGTCTATCTTCTGGAATGTGCGCAAGTCCCGAAACTTTAATTTCCTTTGGCGTCTTATCTTCCAAACTTTTATTTCCTATCGAATATTTCCCAGCATCAATTTTTACAAGCCCAGCCAGAGCTTCGATTAACTCAGTTTGTCCATTTCCTTGAACTCCTGCAATTCCTAGAACTTCTCCTTCCCTTATTTCAAAAGAAACATCGCTAACTTTTTCAATTCCATCTTTTCCACCCTTTTTATCTTTCACAGTTAAATGTTCAACTTTTACAAGCACTTTTCCAAGTTTTACTTCAGGACGCTTCACTTCGAACAAAACTACTCTTCCGACCATAAGATTTGCAATTTTTTCTTTAGTTGCTTCACTTGTTGCAAATTTTC
This genomic stretch from Leptotrichia sp. oral taxon 218 harbors:
- a CDS encoding ABC transporter permease, encoding MMKSNEIKSKIIDFIPTIVSVFIALIIGGIIMISKGLNPFVAYFDMVKAAFYQSSPRSPFFSGLAKTLFIATPLIFSALSAMVAFRAGLFNIGMQGQMIAGGLTAAFWAVAFKNQFLGNVVIVIIVAMIAGFIWAGIAGFLKSKFGVNEVISTIMLNYIIVEIQNFLINGPLKDPLSQSPQTVKVVKNARLPLLFAKVTKQNLNFGFILAILLIIALYYFFKYSKKGYEIKAVGQSETVAENAGINPKKIMFLAMGIAGICAGLGGAERVLGGASQYAYTELIMGDYGFTGLAVALLGKNNPFGILVAGIFYAALEVGGQMLQQRYQVDKEIVYIIQALIIIFVASENLFKFFIKKRKSN
- a CDS encoding ABC transporter ATP-binding protein, coding for MSDYILEMKNIRKEFLGGKIVANDDITLKIKKGEIHAIVGENGAGKSTLMKILNGLYAPTSGEIFYKGKKTEIISPTMAAKLGIGMVYQHFMLVDTLTVAENMVLGFEPKKGGIFFDLNKARKKVREVSEKYGLNIDPDAKVSDLSVGIQQRIEILKVLFKGAELLVFDEPSAVLTPQEVKELYEIMRNLVKEGKTIIFISHKLQEVLDLSDNITVIRRGSDVGKFATSEATKEKIANLMVGRVVLFEVKRPEVKLGKVLVKVEHLTVKDKKGGKDGIEKVSDVSFEIREGEVLGIAGVQGNGQTELIEALAGLVKIDAGKYSIGNKSLEDKTPKEIKVSGLAHIPEDRHKRAAIDDFNVEENMALGLQDEYSKGLLMNYGEIEAKTKKYIEKYDIRPNNGKIKFGGLSGGNQQKVVVARELERENKFIIAAQPTRGVDIGAIEMIHNTILQEKIKNKAILVVSAELSEIMALSDRIAVMYSGKIVGILDRNEATAEKIGILMAGGKLNDEK